The Fusobacterium sp. genome segment AAAAAGTTTTAACTTCTTCATTAGAAACAATATCTTTTATCATTATCTTTCAGCCTTCTCTATTTTTCTAAGAATATTCAACTGATCAAGAGCCAACCCAGCACCTTTTACTACACTTTCAAGCGGATTATCAGCAAGTTTTACATTAAGGTTGGTAAATTTAGCTATCATTTCTGGGAAATTTCTGATAAGAGAACCTCCTCCAGCCATAACTATTCCTTTATCAACTATATCGGCTGCAAGTTCAGGCGGAGTTCTTTCAAGAACATATTTTACACAGTCTACGACTTCCATAAGGGAATCATTTATAGCTTCTCTTACTTCTTCTGAAGTTATTTCAACTGTTTTAGGAAGTCCTATAATCAGATCTCTACCTTTAATAGTCATTTTTTCTTCTTCTTCCAAAGGTAAAGCTGTTCCTATTCTTATTTTTATCTCTTCAGCTGTCTTATCTCCTATAAGAAGATTGTGAGTTTTCTTTACATATTTGATAATATCATTATCAAAATTATTTCCAGCTGTCCTTATTGTTTTACTTACTACTGTTCCTCCTAAAGAAATAACAGCCACATCAGTAGACCCTCCACCAATATCTATTATCATATTTCCTTCTGGTACAGATATATCAAGTCCTGATCCAAGAGCTGCTGCTCTTGCCTCTTCTATTAGATATGCTCTCTTTGCTCCAGCAGATATTGCTGCCTCAAGTACCGCTCTCTTTTCTACGCCTGTTACATCAATAGGAACACATATCATAATTTCAGGCATAATAAAGCTATATGAACCAAAAACTTTTTTTATAAAATATTTTATCATAGCCTCAGTAATATCATAATCTGCTATAACTCCTTCACTAAGAGGTTTTACAGCTACAATAGTATCTGGAGTTTTTCCAAGCATTTCTTTAGCTTCATTTCCTACTGCCAGTACTTTTCTGCTCTCTCTTTCCACTGCTACTACTGATGGTTCATTTAAAACTATTTTTTTGTGTTTTTTACTATAAACCAACGTATTTGCTGTTCCTAAATCTATTCCTATACTTCTGTTCAACCTAAAATTTGGGAATAATCTCATCTCTTTTCACCCTCTATACATTTTTTTATTGCTAATTCAATCAAATCTTCTCTTCCATCAATATAAAATCCAGCTATAAGTGCTTCAAAAGCTGTTGCTTCTTTATATTCTAAAATTGAGCATGATTTAGGAAATGTCTTTATATTTCCATTTTTTGCTCTATTACCTAGCATTTGATATTTTTCCTCTAATTGAAGAACTATTTCCTTGTACAATACACTCTGTTTTTTGGCATTGACACACTCCTTAACTCTTTTATTGAGATTCTGGAGATTCAGTCCCTTATTTATCCAATATTTTCTTATACAGAGTTCCCAGACAGCATCTCCAAGGTATGCCAGTACTACTCCACTTGTTTCTTTTAAATCTACATGTTCCATGTAGTTGTATCCTTTCCATCTTTGATTTTTATACCCATTTCTGCCAGTCTATCTCTAATTTTATCAGACATAGCCCAGTTTTTGTCAGCTCTTGCTTCCCTTCTTAGTTCAAGAATAAATTCAACAAGCTCAGAAGTCAGATTTCCAACTTCATTATCAAGCTTAAGTATAACACCCAAAACTTCCTGCATTATATTAACTACATAGTCTATAGTTTTTTCTACAGTTTCTTTTCCTTTTGCACTTAGTTTATCTCCTTCAAGAGCTTTATTTAATTCTTTAATAAGCTCAAATATAGCTCCAAGACCTTGTGCTGTATTGAAGTCATCATCCATAGCAGTTATAAATTTTTCACTTGATGATTTAAGTACTTCTGCAAGTTCAGTACAATCTGCTCCACCTTCTTTTGTATCAACTGCTAATGCATTTTTACCTCTCAGCAGAGCATTTTCTATTCTTTCTAATGATGACTTTGCCTGATTTAACTCATAGTTAGAAAAATCCATTGGTTTTCTATAATGAGCTCCAAGTATAAATAATCTTATTACTCTTCCTTCAAATTGTTCCAGTACTTGTCTAAGAAGCATAAATGTTCCTGATTTAGACATTTTTTCACCATTGATATTAATATATCCATTGTGCATCCAGTATCTAGCAAATTCTCCTCCACAAGAACATTTAGATTGTGCTATTTCATTTTCATGATGTGGGAATATCAAATCCTGTCCTCCACCATGTATATCAAATGTATCCCCTAAATATTTATGTGACATTGCTGAACACTCAATATGCCAACCTGGTCTTCCCTTACCCCAAGGAGAATCCCAATTTGGTTCTTCTTCTTTTGCAACTTTCCAAAGAGCAAAATCTACAGGAGATTTTTTTATATCAGAAACTTCTATTCTTGCACCACTTTTAAGGTCATCCACATTTTGTTTAGAAAGAGCTCCATATCCCTCTTTATACTTTTCTACATTGAAGTACACATCTCCTTCTGCTTCATAAGCATATCCTTTTTCTATAAGATTCTGAATTATTTCTATCATATCTCCAATATGTTCAGTTGCCTTAGGTCTTATCATTCCAGCTTCTTTAAGGTTTACTTTTGAAGTATCCTCAAAATATGCCTTTATGTATTTTTCAGCTATATCCTTAAGAGAAACTCCTTCTTCATTGGCTCTTCTTATCATTTTATCATCTACATCTGTAAAGTTTTGTACATATTTTACCTTATATCCTCTATATTCAAAATATCTTCTCACTGTATCAAAGAATATAGCTGGTCTTGCATTTCCTATGTGAATATAATTATATACAGTAGGTCCACAGACGTACATTGAGACTTCTCCTTCTTTTACAGGTTTGAATTCGTCAATTTTTCCACTGAGGGTGTTATATATTTTTATCATTTTATCCTCCTTAATAGCTCACCCATATTTTTAGAATCAGCTTCTACTTCAAAAATTATTTCATTGCCAATTCCTGATATGTTCAAATCTATTCCTTTCAGTTCTTCTATACCAAAATTACTGTAAATATCCAAAGAACCATATAGAAATTGTCCTCTCACTAATGTTGCTGGAAAAGTATTTTCCACAAAGTTATCTTTTCCATAAATAAGTATATTTTCATCTTTAAAAAATAATTTTACTCTATTTGAAATACGATATCCATCTTCTGTTTTAAACATACCTAAAGCTTTTCTTATTTTTTCTCCATCCTTTAAAGGTATCACCATAGCTGCATTTTTGCTGTCAACTATTATTTCCCCATCAATTTCTTTGAGAAGTTCTGATGGTTTTGTTCCTATAAATCCCTGCCACATAGCAAGTATTAAATCTTTATTGCTTCCAAGTGTATATGAATTAAAAATTAGTTTTTCAAGTTTTGAAAAATCTTTCATTGAAAGATATAAAGTATTCTTTCCAGCATATTTCAATAATTTTCTTTCTTCTGGCTGATCATTGAATGCAGTAAATACATTTTTGTCTCCAATAATCTCTCCTTGCAGTTTTACTATATTTTTATCTACAGTTCCAGTAAGAGATATCGCCTCTATCCCTAAATCCTTATTTTTTGTATTATTATAGACAAGAACTCCAAGAATATTGTCTCTGGTTTCATCTATTATATTTTCTATTTTAGCATTATAAGTTCCTTTTTTGTTAATTATTTTTTTCAAAACTGATTTATTTTCAGAAAAAATTATTAAACCTCTATGAAAACACATATATATATCCTTTTTAAGACCATATTTTTCCATATATTTGCTTTTCAGTTTATAGAATTCTCCATCTTTATGAAAATATTTTACACTGTCTTTTAAAATAAAGAAATACCAATATCCAGTGTCTACAACCACTGATGTTTTTAATTCTTTATTATAAAAATCAGAATCAGAAAAAGCATATACTTTTGAAATATATTTTTTTATTTTTTCAAATTTTTCATAATCTGCTTCTTTCCCAGCTGCACTTATCAAAGGTATTATTTCTTTAAAATCTTTATCTGCTATTCCTTCATTTGCATATATTATTTTTGTATCTTCTGCTATAAATTCCCTTGGAGATACTTTATATCCAAATCTATATCCCACCAAAAAACCAACAAAAATAATTACAATAAAAAGCAATATATATCTTTTTTTCATAATCTATTCTCCTTATTCAAATCTATTTTTTTGTATTCTTTTTAATTCTCTGACAGTTAAGTCTATTTTTTCTGCTTTAAATACAGGAGCACTTATTCTAGCCCTTCTTATACAACAGGAATCAACAGAACAACATAAAGTCTCCTCTTTAAAGTAACCAGCTTCTTTTACCACTTCACCACATGGATCTATTATCACAGAGTTTCCAAAAAATGTCACTCCATCTTCTACTCCTGATCTGTTAGTCATTATATTAAATACTCCGTTAGATATAGAACTGCTTTTTAATAAAGTTTTCCATGTTGATGATACTGAGGATTTATTTACTCCTAGTCTTGCTGGAGCATTAGCTATAGAAAATATGTACTTAGCCCCATCTTGTGAAAGAATATAATGAGCTGATTGATGCCATGCATCTTCACATATAAGCATTCCCATTCTTCCAAATTTTGTATCAAATGCTCTTATTTTTTCTCCATTTCCAAAATATCTTCCTTCAAAAAACATTCCATAATCAGGAAGATATACTTTTCTATGTTTGTGTATAATTTTCCCATCTTCAAGATAGTAGGCTGTATTATAGGGATATTCCTCTTCTCCCATCTCTGCCATACCAAATATTATACTTATCTCATTACTTTTTTCCAACAATATATCTGGAACATTCTTCATAGCAGTTTCAAAAACTATATCTTCCAGCATATATCCATTTAATGCCAGTTCAGGAAAAATTATAATATCATCTCCTGCTTTTATACCTTTTTCAATTAACTCTACCATTTTCAATAAATTCTTTTCTGTATCTCCCAATACAGGTTTCATTTGTTCTATACGAATATTCATAACTCCCCCTATTTAAGAGATAACAAATCTTCTAATGTAGTTATCTTTATATTATCGTAATCTCCTATAATAATTTTTACTTTTTCTCCTGCTCTCTCTACAAGAGAAGAATCATCTGTTCCAAGAAATTTTTCATCTTCTGCTATTTTATATGCCTTCTTTAGTATATCACCTCTAAATGTCTGTGGTGTATGAACAGCTATAAGCCCTGCTCTATTTGGAGTAGCAAGTATTTCTCCATCTAATCCTACTACCTTTATTGTATCCTTTACAGCTACTCCTATTACTGCTCCAGCAAGTGTTTTATCATTATCAAGTGCTGCACAAGTCATTTCTATATATTTTTCTTTCATAAAAGGTCTCACTCCATCTTGTACTAATATATAAGTGCTTCCTTCATCTTCTTTTAAAGCATTATAAATGGAGTCTTGTCTCTCTTTTCCACCAGCAAGAACTTTTTTAACTTTTTTTATACTATATTTATTGCATTGTTTTTTTACTAAGTCAATATTATTTTCATTAGTTACAATAATTATTTCGTCTATTAAAGAAGATTTTTCTGCTGTCTCCAAAGGAAAAATAAACAGTGGTTTTCCATTATACTCAAAAAACTGTTTTGGATAATCCAATCCAATCCTTTTTCCAATTCCAGCAGCAGCCAATATAAGAGTTATTTTCTTTTTTTCTATTTCAGAGTCACTACTGTACATCCTAATCCTCCCTCTCCATGTCCTCCAATTCTATATTCCTTTACATAAGGACATTTTTTCAGGTAATTAAGTATCCCCTCTCTAAGTGCTCCAGTACCTTTTCCATGTATTACATAAACTTCATTATATGAGTTCATAACAGCTCTATCCAGATATGTTTCAAGTTCATAAACTGCCTCATCTACCATTTTCCCTCTTAAATCTATTTCGCTTCTTACAGCTGTTTTCTTGTGTGAAAATGAATTATACACTTTCTGTTTCTTTTCTTCTACTACTTTTACATCATCCAATGATACTTCCAATTTTAGTATTCCTGCCTGTACCTGTACTGTCTCTTTAGAAGTATTTATCTTAAGTACATTTGCAAACTGATTAAGACTGTTAACAAATACTCTTTCTCCAACTTTAAAATCAACTTTTCTTGCAACTTTTGGTTTTTCTGCAACAGTCTTACTTTTATCATCTTGTAGAGCAGATCTAAGCATATTCAAACTTTTTTGAACATTTTTAATGTCTTCTTTTTTGTTATCTTCTTTTTGTATTTTCTCTACTAAGGCTGCTGCTTTAGACTGCATCTCTTTCATCATTTTATCTGCTTTTTCATAGGCTTCTTTCAATATGTCATTTTTTTCTTTTTCCAAAACTCTGAGTTTTTCTTCAAAAGCCTCTTTATCTCTTTGAGCAGCTTCTTTCAGAAATTCTACCTGTTTTTTCATAATATCAAGTTCATCAGCTTTATCTTTAATATTGCTTATCATTTTTTCTATTTTTTTATTATCATCACTTATATAGCTTTTTGCCTTGTTGATTACCTCTTCAGATACTCCAAGTCTTCTGGCAATAGTAAGTGCATTACTTTCTCCTGGAATCCCTATTAAAAGTCTATATGTAGGAGAAAGAGTCTCTACATTGAATTCCATTGATGCTGTTTCTATTCCCTCTTCATTATATCCATGAGCTTTAACTTCGCTGTAATGGGTAGTTATTATTGATTTACATTTTTTATCTTTCAGATAATCTATAACCGCCATAGCAAAAGCTGACCCTTCAGCAGGGTCTGTTCCTGATCCTAATTCATCCAACAATACTAGAGAAGCTCTTGTAACATTTTCAAGTATCTCCTGAACATTTTTTAAATGAGCAGAGAATGAAGATAATGACTGTTCTATACTCTGTTCATCACCTATGTCAGCATAAACTCCTGTAAAAAATCCAATACTTGAATGTTCATGTGCTGGAATAGGTATTCCGCTTAAAGCCATCAATGTCAAAAGTCCAGCTGTTTTCAACGCAACTGTTTTTCCACCTGTATTTGGCCCTGTAATAAGAAGAGTATTATAATCCCTTCCTATTTCAAATGTAAGAGGAACAACTGATGAAACGGGTATAAATGGATGTCTTGCCTCTACTAAAGTTAAAATTTCTCTGTTATTTATATTAGGTACTATACACTTTTTTTCTATCCCATACATAGCTCTGGCATTGAGTATATCCAGAGTAATAACAGCTTCTCCTACTCTATCTATGTCATCTTTGCTGTTTCTTATATAATCAGTTATTCTAAGGAGTATTTTTCTTATTTCTTCTTTTTCTCTTATCTCTAATTCTCTATTCTTATTATTTAGAGCTACTATTGACAAAGGTTCAATAAATACTGTCTGTCCACTTGATGATCTATCATGTTCAATTCCTTTTATCTGTCCTTTAAAGTCTGCTTTCACAGGAACTACACTTCTTCCATCTCTTTCAGTAATTATTTTTTCCTGAAATACTTTGGCAAATTGAGGTTCATTGAAAAGCTCATCAAATTTTCTTTTGATGTTCATTGCAAGAGTTTTTTTATGTATTCTGATATCTCTTAAATCAAGAGAAGCATCATCTTTAATCTCTTTATTATTATCAATAGCTTTATTAATAATATCTTCTACTCCTCTTAAAATAGGCACATCATTAAATTTATCTCTTAAATCTCTATACTTATTCAGATCATCCAGCCTATTTTTAAATACTCTGAAAAGTCTTAAATTATGATTGATATCCCATAAATCTTCCACATCTAAATATGTTCCTATCAACTGTGATTTTTTTGTCATTTTACAAATATCTTTCATCCCAGCAGTTTCCAATCCACCATCAAATTTCAAAAAATCTGTAAAGTCTCTCAATATATCCAGATCTCTATTTAAAGAGCTAAAATCTTTGAAAGGTTCAAGCCCCAATATTTTATAATGGTTCTCTTCTATAGCACTATAATTTGAAATTTCTTCTCTTAATTTATCAAATTCCAAAACTGTATAACTATGTCTATTCATTTTTACCACCTTGTTATATATTTACGTTCATTTTATTATATCACAAATCTCTATTTTTCTTAAAGAAAGTTGAAGAAATTTAAAAAAAACTTGATATTTTCTTTATTTAATGATACAATTATTTGCAATTGTGTGTTCAATTGCAATCAGGAAAGAGGTGACAAAGATGCAAAGATGTGAAATCACAGGAACTGGAATTATCAGTGGTAACCAAATTTCTCACTCTCATAGACTTACTAGAAGAGTATGGAAACCAAATTTACAAGTTACTACTATCGTTGTAAACGGATCTCCAGTTAAAGTTAAAGTTTGTTCAAGAACTTTAAAAACTTTAAGAGGTGCCAGCGAAGTTGAAGTAATGAATATTTTAAAATCTAATGCTTCTACTTTAAGTGCTAGACTTGCTAAATTCTTAAGCAAATAGTCTTTTAATAATGGCAATCTTTAATAAAAAAAGACAGCTTAAAAAAAGCATGTCTTTTTTTTATATCTTTTTATTTTAATCCTGACAAATCTCAGCAACAGAAAACAGGAAATTATTTTTCTTTTAATATATACTTTAATCAAGGAAGGAGATGTATTATGGATTGGATATTTTATCTGCAAAATGCTATTGATTATATAGAAGACAATATTCTTGAAACCATTGATTACAATGATGTAGCTGAGCATATTGGTTTTTCTAATTTTCATTTTCACAGAACTTTTGCACTTCTTACAGGAATAACAGCAAATGAGTATATCAAAAAAAGAAGATTATCCATGGCTGGAGAAGAGCTTTCTATGTCTAATGCTAAAATTATTGATATTGCATTTAAATATGGGTATGAAACTCCAGAAAGTTTTTCAAAAGCATTCAGTCGTTTTCATGGCTTCAATCCAAGTGAAGCTAAAAAATCTGGAACATCTCTAAAGAAATTCTCTCGTTTTTCTATTAAAGTAAAAATTGAAGGAGGAAAAATTATGGATTACAAGATTGAAGAAAAAGGTATAATGAGATTTTTAACTGCATCTAAAAGCTTTTTAAATGAGATAATAAATGAGAAAGAAAATAGAGATATTTCTAATTTCTGGACTGAATGTTTTAACAATGGAACTATTGATACTCTTAAAAAAAATTCGATTGATAAAGGTTTTTATGGAGTGTGCCTTCCTGTATCTAAAGAATGCGACAGCTTTAAATATGGTATTGGAGTAATCAACAATGATACTAACAACACAGCAGAAGGATTTGAAATCTGGACAGTCAATCCATCTATGTGGGCTGTTTTTAAATGTATTGGCAGTGATGGGCAATGTATATCTGATATGTGGGAGAGAATATTCAGTGAGTTTTTACCCACTTCTCCCTATAAAATGACTGAACAAGCAGACTTAGAATATTACTATGAAAATGATGAAAATATATTTTGTGAACTATGGATACCTGTTGAAAGAAAATAATTATATAATATAAAAAATGAGAATAGCTAAGTTTTAATAAATTTAGTATTCTCATTTTCTTTTAATTTAGAAATTAAATTTATATCCAACTGAAAATATTATCATCGAACAATTTAAATAACCTTTAATTCTATCAATATAGCTGATTATATTTCTTAATTTTTCTTATTTCTCAACTATTTTCTATTCTTCTACATCTGGAACTTTTGTCTTGATTATAAATGTTCCTACTATCATTCCTACTATTGATGGCACAAGCCATGCAAATCCATATTCAGATAAAGGCATTTTACTTAAAATTATTTTAAATACAGAAATATTCAATCCTCCTTTTATTAAAGTTTCCATAAGACTAAAAAGAAATGCCATTAATACTCCTCCCTTAAAAGGTCCATCATTAGGGAGAATTTTTTTTATTAAACCTAAAAAAGTTATTATTATACATATTGGATAAATTACAGCAAACATAAAAGAAGCATATCCTACAATTCTATTAACACCAAGAATTCCTAAAGCTCCACCAACTATACATACAACTATAAGCCATTTTGAATATTTTATTTTTCCTCTTGTAAATTCTTCAACAAATTCTCCTGCAATAGTAGCTATTCCTACCCCAGTAGTCAAACAAGCAAGCATAACAATGATTGCCAGAACTCCTGAACCTGCTTTTCCAAGAAGTTGTTCTACAAGAACTATCAGCATTGTTGCCATAGACATATCTGAAGTTACAAATTCATGTCCTGTTGCCCCTAGATATAATAATCCTATATAGATAACTGTTAAACCTACAATAGCAACCAAAGCTGTAATGTATATTCCTATATTCACTTGTTCCTTCTTTATTTCTCCATCTTTTAAAGCATTGAAAAATAATGCTGCACACATCAAACCTAAAGTTAAATCACCAGTATTGTATCCAGTTATAAGAGCATCTACAAAAGGTTTTTTTATTCCTGCAGGTATTGGTGTTCCTATTGGTTTAATAACTGCTGCTACAACTATTATAAGTAATGCAATCAAAAGTACTGGTGTTAAATATTTTCCAATTTTATCTACTACTGAATTAGCATCTCTGGCTATAAAGAATACAATTATAAAAAATACAAATATTGTTACTGATATTGGTACCTTGTCAGTTAGTGCTTTAATTCCCATTTCATGTGTTGTTGCTGCTAGTTTTGGCATAGTTGAAGTCATTGCAATCATCAAAACCATTATCAAATAAAAAAAATTATAAAACCAAGGTGCAATAGGATTTAAAACATTTTTAACATTTCCTCCAGAATTATTGACTGCAATTACAGCAATTACTGGAAGCAATATCCCTGAACAGAATAATCCAAAGGCCCCTGACATCCATGCTGTTCCACTAGCAAATCCTATTCCAGGTGGAAAAATTAAATTCCCTGCTCCAAAAAAAGTTGAAAAAAGAGCAAATCCAACTATTATTCCTTTCTTAATCACTTTGCTATCCATAAATTTTCCCTCTCCTTTTTTATTTATTTTATATTTTAATTTTTCTTATATACTATTCTTCCATTAACCATTGTAAAACTTACTTTTACATCTTTTATCTCATCTTCTGGAATAATATAAATATTTCTTTCAAGTCCTACTATATCTGCATGTTTGCCAATTTCCAATGTTCCTTTTATATTTTCTTCAAATGATTGATAGGCAGCATTTACTGTAAACAATCTCACTGCTTCATCTATAGTTAATTTTTGTGATGGCATCCATCCATCTTCAGGAAACCCTTTTATATTCTTGCTTGTTACTGCAAAATAAATATTTTCTAAAATATTAAAGCTCACTACTGGTGCATCTGACCCTCCTGAAATATGTAATCCTTCATCTAGCATTGTTTTCCATGCATATGATGAAAAAGTTCTTTCTTTTCCTAATCTTTCTTCTGCTATCTCCATATCAGTATCTATAAAAACTGGCTGTATATAAGCTGTTATATTTCCCTTTACCATTTTATCAATTATTCTCTTGTTTGTTATCTGTGCATGAACTATTCCATCTCTCATAGGATTTGAAAGATTATCCTTATTTACTTCGTTCAAAATGTCAGCTGCTATTTCTATAGCTCCATCACCTATTCCATGTACTGCTATCTGCATATTATTTTCTTTAGCTTTTTTGAAAAACTTTCTCAATTGGTTTTCATCTAAAATCTGTATTCCACGAGTTTCAGAATCATCTGAATAAGGTTCATTCATATAAGCAGTACGAGCCCCTAGTGACCCATCTGAAATAACTTTTAAAGGACCTATTTTAAAATATTCTCCTCCTTGTCCTGTTCTATAGCCTTTTGCTATAAATTCTTCAAAATTTTTATAAATAAAAAACATACATTGTTCATAAGTTCTAACTTTCAGTTTTCCTTCTTTTTCAAGTTCAGTGTAAGCTGTTATCACTTTTTCCCAATCTTCCTCTGGAACTGCTGAAAAGTAATCAGCACTATGTACTTGTGTTATTCCTTCCTTAAGAAAATCTTCCTGTGCTGAAAGTATCATTTCTTTAATATATTCAATAGTTGGTTTTGCTAAAGTCTTTCTATAAACTGTAATTGAAGATTCTCTTAAAATTCCCTTTTCAGTATCTATATATTCCATAGCTTCTTCTGTGATTTCATTTTCTAATATTAATTCCATAGCTTTAGAATTCACTACAGCAACGTGAGCACACACTCTCAATAAAATTATAGGATATTCAGCAGATATTTTATCCAGATCCTCTTTATAAATAAAATCATTTCCATCTTTAAATTCTGATTGATTCCAACCCCAACCTATAAGCCAATCCTGGCATAATCCATTTTTTTTATAATGTTCTCTGCTTCTTTTGATAACCTCATCAACTGAATCTGAACCATTAAGCTTTATGAATTTTTTTGTTTCTGCATAATCTAAAGCATGAAGGTGTGTATCCACAAACCCAGGCAGAACTAATTTACCTTTCATATCAATTTTTTCTTTGACATTTATTTTTTGAATCTCCTTATCTTTTCCAAGAAAAGATATTTTTCCATCTTTTATCCCCACTGCTTCATAAATGGAATTATTCTTATCCATTGAATGAAATTCTCCATTATACAATAACGTGTCTATAATCATTTTATACCCTCCTTAAATTTCAATATTTTAATTAAAAGCAATTTTTATGCCAATAATTCTATTAATCTAATTTTATCTAAAATATATAA includes the following:
- a CDS encoding rod shape-determining protein, with the translated sequence MRLFPNFRLNRSIGIDLGTANTLVYSKKHKKIVLNEPSVVAVERESRKVLAVGNEAKEMLGKTPDTIVAVKPLSEGVIADYDITEAMIKYFIKKVFGSYSFIMPEIMICVPIDVTGVEKRAVLEAAISAGAKRAYLIEEARAAALGSGLDISVPEGNMIIDIGGGSTDVAVISLGGTVVSKTIRTAGNNFDNDIIKYVKKTHNLLIGDKTAEEIKIRIGTALPLEEEEKMTIKGRDLIIGLPKTVEITSEEVREAINDSLMEVVDCVKYVLERTPPELAADIVDKGIVMAGGGSLIRNFPEMIAKFTNLNVKLADNPLESVVKGAGLALDQLNILRKIEKAER
- a CDS encoding ribonuclease III domain-containing protein codes for the protein MEHVDLKETSGVVLAYLGDAVWELCIRKYWINKGLNLQNLNKRVKECVNAKKQSVLYKEIVLQLEEKYQMLGNRAKNGNIKTFPKSCSILEYKEATAFEALIAGFYIDGREDLIELAIKKCIEGEKR
- the cysS gene encoding cysteine--tRNA ligase, with the protein product MIKIYNTLSGKIDEFKPVKEGEVSMYVCGPTVYNYIHIGNARPAIFFDTVRRYFEYRGYKVKYVQNFTDVDDKMIRRANEEGVSLKDIAEKYIKAYFEDTSKVNLKEAGMIRPKATEHIGDMIEIIQNLIEKGYAYEAEGDVYFNVEKYKEGYGALSKQNVDDLKSGARIEVSDIKKSPVDFALWKVAKEEEPNWDSPWGKGRPGWHIECSAMSHKYLGDTFDIHGGGQDLIFPHHENEIAQSKCSCGGEFARYWMHNGYININGEKMSKSGTFMLLRQVLEQFEGRVIRLFILGAHYRKPMDFSNYELNQAKSSLERIENALLRGKNALAVDTKEGGADCTELAEVLKSSSEKFITAMDDDFNTAQGLGAIFELIKELNKALEGDKLSAKGKETVEKTIDYVVNIMQEVLGVILKLDNEVGNLTSELVEFILELRREARADKNWAMSDKIRDRLAEMGIKIKDGKDTTTWNM
- a CDS encoding nitrilase-related carbon-nitrogen hydrolase → MNIRIEQMKPVLGDTEKNLLKMVELIEKGIKAGDDIIIFPELALNGYMLEDIVFETAMKNVPDILLEKSNEISIIFGMAEMGEEEYPYNTAYYLEDGKIIHKHRKVYLPDYGMFFEGRYFGNGEKIRAFDTKFGRMGMLICEDAWHQSAHYILSQDGAKYIFSIANAPARLGVNKSSVSSTWKTLLKSSSISNGVFNIMTNRSGVEDGVTFFGNSVIIDPCGEVVKEAGYFKEETLCCSVDSCCIRRARISAPVFKAEKIDLTVRELKRIQKNRFE
- the ispD gene encoding 2-C-methyl-D-erythritol 4-phosphate cytidylyltransferase: MYSSDSEIEKKKITLILAAAGIGKRIGLDYPKQFFEYNGKPLFIFPLETAEKSSLIDEIIIVTNENNIDLVKKQCNKYSIKKVKKVLAGGKERQDSIYNALKEDEGSTYILVQDGVRPFMKEKYIEMTCAALDNDKTLAGAVIGVAVKDTIKVVGLDGEILATPNRAGLIAVHTPQTFRGDILKKAYKIAEDEKFLGTDDSSLVERAGEKVKIIIGDYDNIKITTLEDLLSLK
- a CDS encoding endonuclease MutS2, coding for MNRHSYTVLEFDKLREEISNYSAIEENHYKILGLEPFKDFSSLNRDLDILRDFTDFLKFDGGLETAGMKDICKMTKKSQLIGTYLDVEDLWDINHNLRLFRVFKNRLDDLNKYRDLRDKFNDVPILRGVEDIINKAIDNNKEIKDDASLDLRDIRIHKKTLAMNIKRKFDELFNEPQFAKVFQEKIITERDGRSVVPVKADFKGQIKGIEHDRSSSGQTVFIEPLSIVALNNKNRELEIREKEEIRKILLRITDYIRNSKDDIDRVGEAVITLDILNARAMYGIEKKCIVPNINNREILTLVEARHPFIPVSSVVPLTFEIGRDYNTLLITGPNTGGKTVALKTAGLLTLMALSGIPIPAHEHSSIGFFTGVYADIGDEQSIEQSLSSFSAHLKNVQEILENVTRASLVLLDELGSGTDPAEGSAFAMAVIDYLKDKKCKSIITTHYSEVKAHGYNEEGIETASMEFNVETLSPTYRLLIGIPGESNALTIARRLGVSEEVINKAKSYISDDNKKIEKMISNIKDKADELDIMKKQVEFLKEAAQRDKEAFEEKLRVLEKEKNDILKEAYEKADKMMKEMQSKAAALVEKIQKEDNKKEDIKNVQKSLNMLRSALQDDKSKTVAEKPKVARKVDFKVGERVFVNSLNQFANVLKINTSKETVQVQAGILKLEVSLDDVKVVEEKKQKVYNSFSHKKTAVRSEIDLRGKMVDEAVYELETYLDRAVMNSYNEVYVIHGKGTGALREGILNYLKKCPYVKEYRIGGHGEGGLGCTVVTLK
- the rpmB gene encoding 50S ribosomal protein L28, with the translated sequence MQRCEITGTGIISGNQISHSHRLTRRVWKPNLQVTTIVVNGSPVKVKVCSRTLKTLRGASEVEVMNILKSNASTLSARLAKFLSK
- a CDS encoding effector binding domain-containing protein, coding for MDWIFYLQNAIDYIEDNILETIDYNDVAEHIGFSNFHFHRTFALLTGITANEYIKKRRLSMAGEELSMSNAKIIDIAFKYGYETPESFSKAFSRFHGFNPSEAKKSGTSLKKFSRFSIKVKIEGGKIMDYKIEEKGIMRFLTASKSFLNEIINEKENRDISNFWTECFNNGTIDTLKKNSIDKGFYGVCLPVSKECDSFKYGIGVINNDTNNTAEGFEIWTVNPSMWAVFKCIGSDGQCISDMWERIFSEFLPTSPYKMTEQADLEYYYENDENIFCELWIPVERK